GGGGAGTTAAAGATGGTTTTTCATGAAGAATAAGTTCTTCAGCTTACCATTCACTCAACTTTCAGTTGCCTAATTTTAAAAGAGCATCTTTGTCAACTGAATTCAGTAAAAACAGCAATATGAAGACCATGGTTTAAAATGTCCTTGACCAAAGAAAGTACATACTTTTGGACATAAAACAATAAGATCATGGATATACTTAATTAGATAATAATTCATACGTTACCTTTGTATATTTTTCAACACAATTTCGTACACAGTCTTCCTCATTATTTCTAATACTCCTAGATGTGAAGTCCCatacgcaatcattaaagcaattTTCACTCAATTTATTATATTGAACTAAAAAATCTCTGAATTGCTtcacttgaacttctgcttgAATTTCTTCACTCATTGATGACATATCTAGGCCAGCCATGTTGCCTCCTGTAACATATGAAAAACATCAATCTAATTGCACTTTTTTTAGATGCTAAATaatcataacaacaacaattGATTTTGACTAAAGTGTCAGACAATTCATGAATGAAGATAGCACTCTATTCCACCACGAGTTTGCTTAACTATGAAATAGACATAAATCTGCCACCAATTACAGTTTagggttcattttttttcttaatgtaagGCAATGAtgtatactttaaaataaaaatgcagtttcatacaatcaacttacctgtcagatatatacatagctaagactccgtcgtccccgacagaaattcaaatttcgcggcacacgctgcaggtaggtcaggtgatctaccgtcctgccctgggtggcaggattaggaaccattcctgttttctagcatattttttctgtcgcttggaatgtaaacaacgtttgcagttcctcctgacttgatttttggatttcatcgccatcgatcttctgggctatcttttgcagggaagtactggatctttggttcggcataccatacgcatattaatttgttttgataactttggcttcgaaaatttcgaagaatggtttacgtgtaactaccgaacttttcggtagacaatcacatagtttgcaagaaggaaaattttaatatttattcataataacgtgtagtaaatgttagaattgattgagctaaacttccttcttgacgatgtaaggaaagaatagttacgcttcctttagaagtttatatagctctcgtactaacgagcagttagagcattaacattactagtaggtggtggtatcctcatctccttcttacttcacagaatcttcaaattcatattgcaatttgaagacaaaggaatgtagctcaaaatacgagctattgaaaggtaagaagtgtttttactgttagtgcagtggagggtgcgttctgttcggctctgtttcgctcccaggcctagacctcttccaagctcacatacccagaggagaaggaaagtcgaaagccttaggaggttatggagaatccccaccgatcagcgtcccctcggcaggatctgttagaacgtcccagactgccaagttcgccattggaaaggcgtcctaattagtagggggtgcgttcgatcggctctgtctcgctctcaggcctagacctcttccaaactcacaagcccagaggagaaggaaagtcgaaagccttacggaggttatggagaatccccaccgatcgggcgttccctcggcaggatctgtaaaacgtcccagactgccagggatagccattgcaaaggcagcctttaaaaagtgcgtctgttcttccgtttcttcatcttccatccgaaaagacgaagaatgtacatgttagaagttcggacgatctggctcgttctctgaataagagaacactgactcactgagcgagaggctgagagccagccagcaagctagcgcgagccacgttccaacagccagcagcgagccgcgttccaacagactagcgcgagccgcgttccaacagccaacagcgagccgcgttccaacagactagcgcgagccgcgttccaacagactagcgcgagcctcgttcatacagataaacgcgagccgcgttccagcaactgagtgcgagccgcgttccagaactttttcttggcgcaaggcgccttcaaagagaaaacagacggcttaactaaggagccttatagtagaatggcaatagaaggatgcttccattgaacgtttctggcaagaggctcgtataacaagactagaggcgctcggatctattagggcgcacgggaccttccacgcaagcggaacgttccaggagcgagtctcctttctagcgtgcggaacattccaggcgcgcggaactatccagacgctaggcgctaggcgcaaggatccagacgccaggcgtcagaagatttcaaaaatcttcattagagagagaggtcagtcgcgagactcctctttgaatttttaacttgaacaactttcccctggcaaatgtgcaagatgtcgcacaggcggccgttgcttttgtcagaaggattctgatactaagagaagccccttttcattattcagaagactcctttgttaggcagttcctctcaatgcggactctctccttcatccatgctcttccctcgttttgaggaggcaagagctttgggagtttttcttataagatctcatcgatgtttgggtatgatggcggatagaaaatatctacttccttccgtaaaccctagtgatgaacaggaattctgtctcttccgcgatttatgaagaaatcacgaagatttaaagagttccttgattaacttcgttccttaaggatatatatatgtgtatgtgtatgtatgatatgtattatatatatattctatatatataaatatatatagatatatatatatatatatatatagtatatatatatatatatgtatatgtactctttctatcgttctattaacaaaaagaacgaagatagtagaaggtagtagagtttctgctgtatgagaatacgatacggtcaattcatcacacataccgtagttacttcttttctgtgcaactcaattacaagtatccttctacgtctttcctaggaaggactacgcttaaagggattgttaagactacacctacttagcttctagatttatcgaagtcttgtttcgcttaaatatgctttaataagaacttcctgaagttcgataataattttattaaattcctttattaattggagtagctggcaactctggaagagtaagcggggactgctttcgctgagagcctgagaccaacgcagtacgcctatgccagttactgtcagtaccatgtaggtgtcagtcatgagcggtcgggcgaatctctctctcctgcgggatggaatctCTTTCCGTATCTcttcccctacaatcgcggtcttaacctcggattgaggggatagttaagctaatataaataaatattgtatgccttttgctaagaagctttcaataagagagatagtacaacctttcaatgcggtttaccgtaggtaacattattaaaggattctatcgcagcagaacattatattatgtaatgctctcaggcttacgaaagcatagcttattagagtacctgctcagaagaagatggatgagtcggatgggaaacattctctttggggcagaacttgtttccctgaatggactatactacgtatataaagttttttcctactaagaacggaattaacatgtgaaagaattagaagaaagcgccagtctggcacaacgcgccagaagtaccacctggcgcaatgctccagaagcgccagcctggcgcaaaatttgcgctagaagcgccagcctggcgcagtgagccaagagcaccatccaagattttctcgttttagcgagttattaacctaggagtccagtagactctcggacaccaagctcggtaacggcaagattcgttcctgatttcgttacccatttattCACTTAGGCCagttccacgacactctcatatcgcatagagcatcgagaatctcttttttcgctcctattcgcgttaacaaagagatccttctcgatcgacgataataactgttaacatgtttaacatttattggaaagagttgtgagaagacgaacaggcttcctatagactgcttccttttcctacttctcccccgattgaagatggcgtgggaaaagcttcaaggaagattatcttgccagtacaagagcaactggcctctttggtgggagtgttagcgcctcgtaggaaggacgttgcgcttccaatcaagaagtctcgtcctctctcccctgcgaagcgagaggcgtcatgcagacgtgaagcttccaaacatatcacagaggcttcggtttcgagagcgagatcgggagaatcttacggaagacacgtaacgccagagagacgtgagacgtcgtcaagacatgaatagtcatttaaaactgcttttagacgcgaggctccaaccaaaattttggcgccagttaggacgccttttgagagcgaagcgtcttccaggcgcgaggcgtcatccagacgtcagcagccacacaaacgggaggcgtcagccaggacgcttggctgactagaagcgtcttccaagcgggaagcgtcatccatttatggagagaagcctgggctgttggcgccttccaggactattaaagcggggaagaggaaggaatatcattcccttagcccctctcctat
This is a stretch of genomic DNA from Macrobrachium nipponense isolate FS-2020 chromosome 46, ASM1510439v2, whole genome shotgun sequence. It encodes these proteins:
- the LOC135214982 gene encoding mitochondrial import inner membrane translocase subunit Tim9-like encodes the protein MAGLDMSSMSEEIQAEVQVKQFRDFLVQYNKLSENCFNDCVWDFTSRSIRNNEEDCVRNCVEKYTKVTQRISERFQEIQLISNENALAASQKLGKMPAI